From the genome of Spinacia oleracea cultivar Varoflay chromosome 2, BTI_SOV_V1, whole genome shotgun sequence, one region includes:
- the LOC110799956 gene encoding fatty acid hydroperoxide lyase, chloroplastic: MMMTISATMSSTPNPIPTTLTPPSPPPPANLPLRPVPGSYGLPVLGPIGDRLNYFWFQGQDSFFKKKMEKYKSSVFRTNVPPCFPFFAGVNPNVIALLDVPSFSYLFDMDIIDKKNVLVGDFMPSTKFTGDMRVGVYLDTTEEKHTKIKNFSTDILKKSSGIWVSSLLSNTEIMWETVEESLNKDGSTKIFTPLQKCIFNFLSQVMLRANPSNYSSELCENGHIMIDKWLAIQLLPIININMFQPLEEIFLHSWSYPYFLVKGDYEKLVNFVAKEAREVVETGVTEFGLSEQEAIHNLLFMLGFNAFGGFSRFLPALVNNLRENKGGIQDILRKEVRGKCNSLTSLTFKSVQDMPIMTSFVYETLRLQPPVPLQFGRARKDFELRTHESRFEIKKGELLCGYQTLVMRDPKIFDDPDTFVSERFMGETGGELLNYLFWSNGPQTGKSDASNKQCAASDYVPLTACLFLAHLFLRYDSITLDSSGAITKVQKAT, translated from the exons ATGATGATGACCATATCAGCAACCATGTCGTCAACCCCAAACCCAATCCCCACCACCCTaacaccaccatcaccaccacctcCGGCGAACCTACCGCTTCGGCCCGTACCCGGAAGTTACGGGTTGCCGGTGCTAGGCCCAATAGGAGATAGGCTAAACTACTTTTGGTTCCAAGGTCAAGATAGTTTCTTTAAGAAGAAAATGGAGAAATATAAAAGTAGTGTGTTTAGGACAAATGTGCCACCTTGTTTCCCCTTTTTTGCAGGTGTTAACCCTAATGTAATTGCTCTTCTTGATGTACCATCTTTCTCTTATTTATTTGATATGGATATTATTGATAAGAAGAATGTTCTTGTTGGTGATTTCATGCCAAGTACTAAGTTCACTGGTGATATGAGGGTTGGTGTTTATCTTGATACTACCGAGGAAAAACATACTAAG ATAAAGAACTTTTCAACGGACATTCTAAAGAAGAGCTCAGGAATATGGGTTTCATCACTGCTATCAAACACAGAAATAATGTGGGAAACTGTGGAAGAATCTCTAAACAAAGATGGGTCAACAAAGATATTCACCCCATTACAAAAGTGCATATTCAACTTCTTATCTCAAGTAATGCTTAGAGCAAACCCTTCAAATTACTCATCAGAACTCTGCGAAAATGGTCATATTATGATTGATAAATGGTTAGCCATACAACTCCTACCTATTATCAACATAAATATGTTCCAACCACTTGAAGAAATCTTCCTACATTCTTGGTCATACCCTTATTTCTTGGTAAAAGGGGATTATGAAAAACTCGTAAATTTTGTTGCTAAAGAAGCACGTGAGGTGGTTGAGACAGGCGTGACTGAGTTTGGGTTGAGTGAACAAGAAGCAATCCATAACTTGTTGTTCATGCTAGGGTTTAACGCGTTTGGTGGGTTTTCGAGGTTTTTACCAGCTTTGGTTAACAATCTAAGGGAAAACAAAGGTGGAATACAAGATATATTAAGGAAAGAAGTGAGGGGGAAATGTAATTCGCTTACGTCATTAACTTTTAAATCGGTTCAAGATATGCCTATTATGACGTCATTTGTGTACGAGACATTACGGTTACAACCACCCGTACCGCTTCAATTTGGGCGGGCGAGGAAGGATTTTGAATTACGAACACATGAGTCGAGGTTTGAGATTAAGAAGGGTGAGTTGCTTTGTGGGTACCAAACACTTGTGATGAGAGATCCAAAGATATTTGATGACCCGGATACTTTTGTTTCGGAGCGGTTTATGGGTGAAACGGGTGGTGAGTTGTTGAACTATTTGTTTTGGTCGAATGGGCCGCAAACGGGGAAATCTGATGCATCAAATAAACAATGTGCAGCTAGTGATTATGTTCCTCTCACAGCATGCTTGTTCTTGGCACATTTGTTCTTAAGATATGACTCTATAACGCTTGATTCATCAGGCGCCATCACCAAAGTTCAAAAAGCTACCTAA